In Cyprinus carpio isolate SPL01 unplaced genomic scaffold, ASM1834038v1 S000006552, whole genome shotgun sequence, the DNA window GGCgaaagtttaaagggatagttcacccaaaaatgaaaatttgatgttatctgtttacccccagggcatccaagatgtaggtgactttgtttcttgagaacacaaatgaagatttttaacacaaaccattgcagtctgtcagtcttttaatggaagtggatgggaaaacatacacaaacaaaaccaaattaaaccctgtggctcgtgatgatacattaatgtgtaaagacacaaaacgatcggtctgtgcaagaaactgaacagtatttatattgtttttttttttacctctaattTTTTACCTCTCCTGAGCGCATCCTCCTGAGCACATTCTCAGCAGCAGGAGcttgaggcatcttcttcttcttgcctTATGgtggatcacagacttataagtgcattaccgccacctagctctcaaatggaccattgacactctatcctcaatctcaattaggagtgtcaatggtccacttaaGAGATAGGTGGTGGAAATGCAGTGTacagagtaacactgaccccctcctcctcctgttggtgcgagcaaaacttaaggcccgggtacacttcacattcagcgttcctttccgtctcgcgcACAGCCGTGTCaaaacagctttcaaaagtatactccactgcagatgagcgcggacggaggtcttggagtcttcactgatgagttgaatcaggtgtgtttgaatagggagacatctaaaatgtgcagtgttgggggttctccaggaccaggattgggaaccactgcattaTGGGTATTATACATTATTTAGGGGCTGGTaaaattgaattataaattgatttctgtcttgttttttccCCTCAGCTGTGGCAGGAGCGCATGTAACTACAGtcacaaatgcacatttcattCAGCAGCAGCCTGTAATGCAGGGGGGCCAGTGCCCACAATACCAACCAGTGCTGACTCAACCGGGTTACGGTCAACCAATGCAGATGGGACCATATCAGGGACAGCCATATGCACCAGGACCCCCACCCTCATATCACGTGGCCAGTAAGAACACCTAGTACTTGACGGACTGAAACCATGTAGTAGTCTCTTCTGTGaaagtaactattttttttttgtttccagcGAGTCCTGGATATCCCACTAGTCTGAGTGTGTATGACGGAGGCCAGGCCATGTACCCCATGCAGCCCGCCTGCCCAGCCGGGTTGTCGCGTGTATATGCCTTCAGAGACATTGAATCAGCCGGCCTACAACCCCGCCTACGTGCAGCCACCAACTTCGGTTTACTAAACCGCAACCGTCTGTCAGATCAGTCATGGCTGGATTGTGGAGGTTGACGCACTTTTGAGAGGCAGTAAGAATGTGCCCAATTTAATGTGGATTATAcaagaacagtgtgtgtgttagagtcagGTTATTACtggctttaattttagtttattttgttttattactttcaatttctttcagtttagttttggcGCTATGACACActggaaaaattattttattaattgtatataaaataaagaatactatagtaagttttacaagaaaatatagtttcagtctttctacaaGCAATGAGTGAAAATTTTTCCTTAAGCTTTAGTTTTTGCTAGTGTTTGCTATTTTCAGTACATTATTATACTATTGTTTTAGTACTGAACTGTACTGATATACAaagtaaatatacaaacaaacaaacagaaaaaaacccaTCAAAAATATAAcctgtcattattattttgtttttgttggttgatATTCTTTAGTTTTGGTATATGTAATTCTGTTATTgagttttcatattttcattaacaGTGTAACTCACACAAATATAACTGAACTGGGTTTTACATTTCAAAGGCAGTGACGGTGATTCTATTTAAAGAAAGTGTCAACAATTtttctattttgagttttttCCTTTGAGGGTCTAAAATGCAACCGCATTTGAATAACaatgagtgaaaattatttccaCAATTGTCACGAGTCCCACTGACTTTCCGAAGCAAGTTTAAATGCACATGCTTGCTTTTAACCGCAGAATGGCTGTCAATGTATGAAGGGATACATTTCTGATAAAGCAACCTTTGTTAAAGCATTAGGGGAACCCACTGTCATTCGCAGTTTCCTCTTTTAAGGTTGTATTCTATTGTTTCAGGTGACATTGTTTATTGAGATGCAGCCTGTTTAAtggctatacattttgtaaatgtttaactggtgttttatatgttttttatgttggaaagatgtgaatatatatatatatatatatatatatatatatatatatatatatatatatatatatatatatatatatatatatatatatatattaaaatgtcaaactTGCTAAAGAGTTTGGACTGTCTTTTATGCAATATTTGGTGCACTTGCAGCACTTTAATGTATAtggcgccacctactggtgatataaaatattaaaaatctctaACGTTTGTATTGTTACCAATCATCTAATTGTAACAGagttctgtttatatattttagtctttttatttatgtatttaaatattttaaaagttttgcgTAGATGcttttttagcttatttttcATAGTAGAGACagattcttttttattgtttttgaatagGATGCTTAGCATGTTTTAAATATGATCCCAGTAAACATATTTTACTCTTACAGTAATTTTTGATAAACGGAAATGAATGCCTTATTCATTTACCATAGTATACCACCAACCCTTACAAAAGTTAAACCATGGTTTTTTAGGAagtgtttttttggtgtattgacCACAATTTGTACAACCACAGttaaataccatggttaaactatggttactgTAGCAAAACGCTCTCAGTTACTCACATTTTTTTTGATTCCCTGAGATGAGGGATAGACATTGCATTACTATGTGTATGGGTTTCCCCCTTCCTCCATTaggtttttacagtgtacttgttttcttttcatttattataaaaacaaaataagcaaaaaaaaaaaaaaaaatatactgttaaGCGAAGCCCCGCCCCTACTGCTTCTGTATACAGCAGCAAATGCCGTGAcgcagttttgaaaaagaaaaacagaacagaaatgacCATTTTAAGTTTCAAAGTATGAAAAGTTTTTAGTCatgataacataatttttttaaattttaataaaatgtacatttgtccCCTGGACTTTATTAGGGCAGGTGTGTTCACAGAGGTTTctagatttaaatctagatttaaattcaaagagacagtatCAATAGTCTTTGCATGACCTGACATTTTATTCGTATCCAAAATGAGGAGATGTGAATATCAGGAGCGCTGAACACTCtcctgcagtgtgtgtttcattcatactggaagctgAGGGCGCTCTCGAGCAAAAATCCAAAACagactcatagaagtaataacttatgacgtgcaggaaatccctaatacgGACTAAAGCATCAGGCTATTGCTTTAGATGAggtgaataaaaagcagaaatgtttttactGATGAAACGTGGAGACAAACACACGATTACAAAAATTATAGTTTACGTGTGTTTTTTTCAAgttatctccaggtaataaataactaaaactatatgaataatgcagtaaCTGATTGACATATTTAGTATAGaaactaaaaaatgtatttcctgccttattctgtgataaaaattaGAAAAGGGTGTTTGTAGTAGCCTTTACAAAAATCAATcataaaaattgtcattagggaaatgttgaacaaaaatattatagcccCTTGCTGCAGCTAACTTACTTCTACAGGCTACACACAGCAATATGAATAACAGCTGTACATGCTCTttcttgtataataataataatttaataataagcaCACCGCTCTGCTGAGAACTCTACTTACCGGCAGCCACAGACGTTATTGAAGGCATCTGGCAAATTACTAACGTGAGATCGTCAGGTAAAAGGTCTtcatgtgaatcattttatttacagctaaattattattaattaaatttactaATAGTTAGATTGCACAGTCCTGGCTTCACAGAAGCGTTTAATTACAAAATTGCCTTGACAAAGGGGGACTTTGGGCATGAAGGGGAAAGGGGCAGGTGCTAAGCACCCCCCTCTGCACGTACCTGGAGCATTTGGATGTCCGGCCCGATGTACTATTACCACATAGACTAGGGTGACCAAGATGTAATAGGCTGTGTAACCTTCAAGTATCAACACAGATAATAATTGAAAAAGTAAATGGGCCAATGGGGGtaagcaaaataatcttattttgaaaaaagaaaacaagattattttgctgaccccattggcagattattttgcttgtttcaagcaaaaactcacttaattttgagttgtttttttttctgaaaacaagacaatttttacttgtctagaaaatCCTTCTTGATTAAAAatctttagatagatagatagattgatagatagacagacagacagataaacagatatagatagatagattgcaATGGTTTGAAGTAATATGAGCTAACCGATCATTACACgtaatcaccattggtagcgcgatttattgtaatgcttttttcctcagtttgtcagaacaaacgtggcagacttgttactcaCTCATTCAGATGACAATATTCTTATTTGTGTCCTATATTCCAAGACGTAGGCTACAATCTGTGATTCTGAAGCACAGCCACACAAACTCAATTAGATTTCATCCGCGCTGGAGCCACGCCGACGCACAACCcacgcaaggaagataattcGGCACACAGCTGCATTGcatgttttcaaacagagatggcgacaaagaggcaaaaacTTACGGGATGCAGCTTTAAGTTAAGAGTAGAGAGGTGTGTGTTTGATACATACTTAGTGCGAACAACCGTTTTCTGCTCATTGACACAGAAAATCTGAAGGTCCTGCACCCATCTGTTTGTGAGTTGAAGGTGGGCCTcaaaatgattataatttttaaactgCTCAAATGTGTATGCACTGACACCACAAACAAGGTTTGTACTGATCGAGTTATTGATTATCTTTGATTTTTGGAAGTAGGCGAGCTACCGCAACTTTGCTTCCCTTGTTCAGTTTTTCTTGATATGGAATCTTATAAGCAACGTTCGGTCCATTCGTTGTTCCTGTGGTTTATTGTCGCTAATACCCTGTATGGCTGACGAGCGTGTCCTACATAGCGCCCAGTACCCAGAATGCACATGACGCAAGTAGACTTTCCCACGCTCTATAGACAAAAAGGATCCAAGATTTGTACTGTCACTGTCATGTTTTAAGAGCTGGTAAACTTGAGATGCTTTGTAAATGCTGTATGGTTCATTTCATACAACTCATCACCACACAGAGAAATCTTTTTGGTTGAAGTTGTTCTTACTTGTTCTTTAAAATTTTCTtgaagatttgtttttttctgtataaggCAGAGCCCAGGGggtttttctgattgttttttacatctgttttttgtgtattatcTGATGTCCAAACATCTAGAAATGAAATAATGTATCTTATTACACTGGTGGTCTTGGTTTTGGTGTTGTCTTGCTTGGAAAATCTTCGCTCTAGCAGCGGGAAGAACAGGATCCGCCCGACACACCCTCTCCCTCTCCTCATTGAAGTTGAGAGCATCGCTATGGATTCAAAACATCCGGCTCTTCTTCTCCTGTCCGCGGGATTATTCACGACTACAGTCGGTACGTGTCTATGAAACGTTGTCTAACTAAATTGTtttcaataaatcaatgtttttaaacTACGAATACAGGACGGATGTCATGTTTGTTTGGAAGTATGTAGGAGGGCTGCTcgttatatatattattgcaagTATTCCTCAATTACTAtcatttatgtttatgtgtttccAAATTTTGAGCCCATTTGTCATATTTTcctaacactgtttttttttttttcgctgcgAAAACGCCAGCAAAGGCACGTTTTTTGCACTTGGAGATAGTTGTGTGTGCAAGGAACACTTGTTGAAATTATGTTAGTGTTATAAATGTTTTCCCTAATGTCATAAAGACTCATCAAATTGTTTATGGTGCTTAAACAATAATATGATCAGTAATTATTTCAAAACAGAGATTGTCGGATTCTTGAACAAAGTTTTCTTTTCAGTCGGATATTTTCAATTGAATCAGTCCTTACATTTTATCCTGCCCGTTAGATTGTCCTgccagggtttactgcgcatgcgcacatcaatgtCGCGTCCTTTTCTTCATGCTGAAACAACAATATTTATGCTTGCCTTCCGTGAATACAATTTtctatttcccacttatgaagtcgtTGATTACGAAGCTGTCGTATTCAAGTGCTTTAATGTCGGAAAGACTAAAATGTCGCATCCCATTGATTAGACTATCATAGACATTCACCGTGCTACACATGCAATTTCGGTCAAATACCACGCTTTTTCACtgcttataaaacatacaatatgcttcGAATGATCGTTCATATCTATAAATAATACTTTAGCGACAAGACAAGGGATGTGTAATtgcattgacagcagcaatggttgTCCCATCCACAACGTTTAGTGACGAATGACCCGCCCAACTCGGAAACTCTGAGTATCCCAAGTATTTCCGAATTTCCCATAGTAACCACGACCTGAGGCGGTCAAAGTCTAATTTCCGCTGAGGAAACCTCATATACGATAATACCGATAGCACGTGCCGGCAGCATTAATGTAGGGTGAATTGCCCTAAAGTGGGACACTGCCTAATGTGGGACACATAAGGTTTCTTGTTTTGTAGCTCCCccataaaatacagtaattccTAGTGAACACTCTGGTTTGTTACCAAAGCGTGTTGGTGTTCAGATGAATCTAATCACATCCACCTCTCAAATGGAAAGTCATAAATGAGGTTGGAGGAAGTGTCATCAGACTGATTTAGCACATTGTTGTGAAGGACCCCCCAAAGGGTCAGTGGACAGAGTTTTGACAGAACTTGATATTAAGGAGTATAAATTCTTATTTGAGAAACTACAATTTTTTAACAATCTGCTACTTTGGCCTAATGGGCTTATTAAATGTTTGTCCATAAAAAAGTACAACGTTTGTATGTATAAactaaagtattttatattttaaaattccacaTTTCCATACTGTCCCACTTTAGGGAAAATAGGTTTCGTACACGTGGGACAGTAGGAAGTAGCCTAATGTGGGGACCGTAATTCAGTCCGTTCAAAAATGTGTGGAGGGGGATGGTTTGTGggcaaaaaaaagcattattttacgGTTTATTATGCAAGATTAGAATGATGTTACAGAAGATGTGGATTAAGATGGATGAGGATGTTTGGTCGTGACATGCGCAGGATGCCCTTGTTGTTTTCAGAGATGTAATGAGTTAAAACcctgtatgttgtttttattcagtagTTCTCAAGGTTTGTGCAGGGTAGCTGGCTAGAGGTTTTCAAAAAGACAGTTATGgattgtgttgtttgtttagttaaaaGCAGCAAGCAGATTCTGCAAATATAGTCTTAAATGTTTTAACAGCAGTTCACTGCCCGTTCATGAATTCTGAATCAGAGTGATCTAGCCTAAAGTTAAACTTAACTTAACCTAAAGAAGCCTCAACTGTGGTTTTATATTTTTGCCTTCAAATAGGCCTAGTTTTATGCCTGCTGTGGTTGTATGTGTTTGTTGAACTAGAGAACAGTCAAGAATTCTATCTACTGTACATAACATAACACTGGTCTATGATAATGCTTAATGTCTTAATAATTGCATCAAAAACATCATATTGTATTGCTTTGTCTGAtgatgtttttgattattttatatccATCCATAATAAGAGAAATACTAACTTTTAAAGATTGGACTATTCTACATGAAAGGTGATTTTTGGCCTTTTATCATAGACTTATTAGTGTCCCACATTAGGAACACATCTGTCCCACATTAGGGAAGCTGGAGATTTTCGCAGACGTACTTGCACGAAAGAGCACTAATATGGTCTAATCAATTTCTTTTATGATGTGTGTATCTGCATTTtcactttttgatttatttaggaTACATCTTGTGGGTTATTGAAATGGTTATTAGTGTGGATTAAGTTTTTGGCTACACATCGCAATATGTCACATaatctgaaatgcaaaaaaaactgtCCCACATCAGGGCAATTACCCTGTCTGCATATACGGTAAGGGTAGGGTTAGGATAGGTGTAGACTTTGGataacacaatctaataggttagaaaaaaatgatttattgttggtttcctgtagctgtatcccttctaagCTACAACAGAGAATATACCAATTAGTATTGATTTTTAGCGTTGTTTCATGAGGCAGATTTTGTTTACACAGTATCTGTCTTCACACATTTGATGGTTTTCCTTATTGGAACATGcttatataattttgtgcaaggtttttgttgttttctagaGCACTGAATAGTTGCTgcaaaaattaagtaatttatgcAAACCAACAACTGACTAAAGAATAAATTTGAATTTAGCAAAATTATAAGCCTAATTTAAAAGTGGTGATTAAAGGCAGTTTCTAGGATGTCTTTGAGACATTTAATCTGAACAGTGATATAACAGTAATTGAATTATTTTAGCCTATTAAAACCGGTCACATTTCTACTTTCCTTTAGGATATAAGTCTTGTAGAATACAGAGAGAATCTCTGTGATCTGTAGAGGTAAGTGGAGATCTGAGTTCTGCTGTGGGACCTGTGATGACAACTACTGCTGCTCCGACccgaaaaaaatatttacctggGAGGCACAAAGTGACTGTTCTTTGTAAGGAAATGACTTTTTtctatattctttataaaatcaGAACTAATTATTTAACACTTCTCCCTCACCAGCTGTTACCACTTGGtatttattctgataattttgtgataatttataatatatacatttccaACCAGACTGTTAAGTTTGTAAATTACTAAATactaattctgaataaaaataaaataactagttccattttaaaaatgtattagaaatTCCATAGGTAACCAATAGCGAATTAGTCTTctgttatttatatgaaaatgtttgtataaatGGTTAAAGTTTGGTACAAGCAAGTAGATTAGAACATAATAGGAGTGCCAAAAGATGCTAAGTTTTGGACAGAGCTGCCATTCTGTGAGATTCAGAGAAAGACAAGTCCCCAAGACAACAAAGGATTTGTCGAGTGAATGTTTCCAATACAATCACAACTGAATCTTAGGCTCCGTTTACTCACCAAGTGGATGGCTGAAACAGATCATGGCTGCTATTATCTCCATGTGTAACCTATTATTGCATTTCTTCTCCATTATCTGTTCAAAAAGCAAAAGGACCACAAAGATTTTCACCTGAATATTCTCCTCAAGCGACACTGTTTCTATGGCATGTCAGTGCCTCCATAATAGGACTTGTAGCTTCATTAATTCTGTTTCCCATCTGCTGGGTCTGTCCACGCTGCTATCTCTATAAGAGGTTCAGAAGTCCTAGACGTACGGCAATGGTTGTACGTCAGAATGGCCGGATGTTTTTTAGAACGTCAATTTCAGCGTTGTTTCCACATTTGATCCTTCACCTCAGCGGTGGATTAACGACAGCTAACAGGTCGTCAAGACCCAATACCTTCCCAAGCCTTCAAGCCGTCATTCCGGGCAGTCAGCAACCTTACCTACCAGTCTCGGACCACATATCCCACCTGATGGAGGCACAACCGATTCCAGTTGGATCAACCAACCATTCATATCAGGAGGGCTGGTAAGATCTGCAGACGAGATGACCAACGCTAATTTGAGCCAAAGATGGCGAACCATCAAACTGATTTGTCTTTGATTTTCCAGTAGGTCAGGGTGTCCTGTGTCCCACAAGGTTGCGTTTGATTGGTGGTCAGGAAACGTATCCTCTACAGTCATTGCTGCCCAAGACTACACTCAACTGAACCAGCAGTACAACCATGCTTACACCAGCTGCACCCAGTCAGTCAAGACCAGTAACCTAAACCCAAACCAAATGCATTCTGGAGGGTCTACAATTTCACTCTGCGTTGTGAATTGTGAGAGCTACTGTGGACACTATCCGTTGTTATCCATTAATATATGCCGTAATTTATACTCTATTGTTCGCCATTTTGTTACAActtgatttaaataattgaattgtttctttctctcaatTTTAACCAAAAGATCTATCCCTTGTCTATTAATTTGGATCCTAGTTTGGTACTTTTGTGATTGTAAATTTGTTAAGTCATTTCATGCA includes these proteins:
- the LOC109083531 gene encoding protein shisa-4-like; amino-acid sequence: MASTLAVLLLLSAGLFMVKASFGEECKSYYTIYNEYKPGFTCFFQHCCGNCDNRYCCSSEYFKLTESVQSFCAIRITLIVVGVVFHIIVIIICCCCPCCCIYKMCRKPRPVAGAHVTTVTNAHFIQQQPVMQGGQCPQYQPVLTQPGYGQPMQMGPYQGQPYAPGPPPSYHVATSPGYPTSLSVYDGGQAMYPMQPACPAGLSRVYAFRDIESAGLQPRLRAATNFGLLNRNRLSDQSWLDCGG